GCACTACGGTGATCTTTACCTGGGCAAAACAACCGTGTTGTGTAAAGACACGCCCGCGTTTATTGCCAACAGGGTAGGCGTGTATTCTATCATGGCTATTTTTCACATCATGCAGGAAATGGGATTAGGTGTTGATGAAATCGACGCCTTAACCGGTCCGGTGATTGGTCATCCTAAATCAGCCACCTTCCGTACAGCGGATGTGGTGGGCATTGATACCCTGGTGCGGGTAGCCAAAGGCGTGATGGAAAACTGTCCGGATGATGAAGCCATCAGCATTTTCAAGATTCCACTGTTTCTGCAGAAAGTGGTGGAAAACAACTGGCTGGGAGATAAGACCGGGCAAGGCTTCTATAAAAAAACAAAAGGAGAGGGTGGCAGCAAGGAAATTCTGACGCTCGACCTGAACACCATGGAATACGGGCCTAAACAAAAGGCCAGGTTTGCCAGTATAGATGCGGCCAAACCGGTGGAAGACCTGAAGCAGCGCATTCGCATGCTGGCAGCGGCTACCGATAAAGCCGGGGAGTTCTATCAGCAGCTTCATGCTTACCTGTTCGCCTATGTATCGCACCGTGTGCCTGAAATAGCCGATGATATCTACAAAGTAGATGACGCCATGAAAGCTGGTTTCGGCTGGGAAATCGGCCCTTTCGAAAACTGGGACCTGCTGGGTGTGGAAGCATCCATCAAGCTCATAGAAGAAAAAGGACTGACAGTAGCCCAATGGGTGAAAGATATGCTGGCAAAGGGTATCAAGAGTTTTTATAAAATTGATAACGGCAAGAAATTTTATTATGACCTCGCCTCACAGGCTTACAAAGCCATGCCGGGCGAAGGAGAATTTATTATACTCGAAAACTTCTCCAATAATGTTGTCTGGAAAAACAGCGTCTGCAACCTGATCGACATCGGCGATGGTGTGGTGTGTTTCGACTGGAAAACCAAGATGAACACTATTGGCGGAGAAGTACTGGAAGGGTTGAATAAGGCGGTAGACCGTGCGGAGAAAGATTTCCGCGGACTGGTAGTGGGTAATGAAGGCACAAATTTTTCTGCCGGCGCAAACGTCGGTATGATATTTATGCTGGCAGCCGAACAGGAATTTGATGAGCTGGATATGGCGGTGCGCCTGTTCCAGCGTTCTACGATGCGGTTGCGTTATTCCAATATTCCGGTAGTAGTGGCACCACATGCACTGACATTGGGTGGTGGTTGTGAGATGTGTTTACATGCAGATAAAATACAGGCAGCTGCCGAAACTTATATTGGTCTTGTAGAACTGGGCGTAGGGCTGATCCCCGGCGGTGGCGGTACCAAAGAAATGGCGTTGCGCGCAAGCCTGGAATATAAAGAAGGCCGTATAGAAGAAGAACCATTGAAAGATTACTTCATGACCGTAGCCACTGCCAAAGTAGCGACTTCCGGTTTTGAAGGATTTGATATGGGCGTACTGCGCAAAGGGCATGATGAAATTACCCTGAATCCGGCCCGTCTTATTGCAGACGCCAAACGTAGTGTGATTGCGCTGGCAGATGAAGGATATACCCGACCGGTGGAAAGAACCGATGTGAAAGTGATGGGCCGCAGCGCGCTGGGCGCCCTGCTGGCAGGTGTGTATGCGATGAAGTTTGGCAACTACATTTCTGAACACGATCAGAAAGTGGCCAACAAACTGGCTTATGTGATGTGTGGCGGCGATTTAACAGAACCTTCTTTCGTGAGCGAACAATACCTGCTGGACCTGGAACGCGAAGCGTTTCTGAGTTTGTGTGGTGAGCGCAAAACGTTGGAACGTTTGCAGAGCGTGATCAAAACGGGCAAGCCGGTACGTAATTAACAATGTAAATGTAAGTTCAGGGGAAATGTAGTGAAGATTTGCCATAAGATCATTCGCTGCATTTTCCTCTTTTTTTATATCATTCATAACAGATCTTTTACCAGTGCCAGTTCTATCCTTACAAAACATCTCAAAAAAGTACGGGCCTGTGCAGGCCTTATCGGGGGTATCTTTTGATGTGCCGCCGGGTGCCATCTTCGGTGTACTGGGCCCTAACGGCAGCGGCAAAACCACGTTGCTGGGCATCGTTACCGACGTGTTGAAAGCCGATAGCGGCAGCTTTACGCTTTTTGACAAAACGGCCACCGCCAGCGAACGCCGGCAGATAGGTACTTTGCTGGAAACACCGAACTTTTATCATTACCTGAGTGCCTATAAAAATCTGGAGATCTCCGCTGCTATCAAGCAACGTGGCCATGATGATATTGCCCGCGTACTGGATATCTGTGGCCTCACAGCAAGACAACATTCCCCCTTCAAAACCTATTCACTTGGTATGAAGCAGCGGCTGGCTATTGCCGCCGTGTTGCTCGGTGATCCGGAAGTACTCATCCTGGATGAACCTACCAATGGGCTGGACCCCGCAGGTATTGCTGAAGTGCGGGATCTGTTGCGTCGCCTCGCGGATACAGGCAAAACCATTATCCTGGCCAGCCACCTGCTGGATGAAGTGGAAAAAGTATGCACACATGTAGCCATTCTGCGCGCGGGTAAGCTATTGCTCTCCGGCGCTGTTAATGAAGTGATCAGCCGTCATGATTACCTGGAGCTGGCTGCGGCAGACAACAACGCGCTATGCACGGCCATGCTGCAATACCCCGGCTGTACCAGCGCCCGCGTCAACGGCGCCAGCGTGATAGCGGTGTTCAGCACACAACCCGATGCCGCAGCGGTAAACAGCTATTGCGCCCAACAGGGCATATGGTTGCAACAACTGCAACTGCGCAAAAAGAGCCTTGAAAAAGCATTCCTTGAAATTACCAACGTCTCCGCATCATGAAACAGCTCATTTATACAGAATGGCTCAAAGTAAAAAATTACCGTACTTTCTGGGTAATGCTTATCGTCGCCGTAGCCGTAATTCCAGCCGGAAACTATGTGCCGGCAGAAGTATTTACACGCCAGCTGGGCGATGCAACGAAAATGCTGGGATCATCGCCCTTTAATTATCCAACCGTATGGCAGACAGTGGCCAATGTGAGCAGCTATATCTCTTCCCTGTTCGGACTGTTGCTGATGATCCTGGTGACCAACGAATATACTTACCGCACCAACCGCCAGAATATTATTGACGGCTGGGAACGGAAACAGTTTGTATATGCCAAACTCTTTTGGGTGCTGCTGTTGTCGGTACTGGCGTTTGTAGTAGCCACGCTTACCGCCGCGGTTTTCGGTGCAGCCTATGGTACCTCCGGTTTCAGTACAGAAGGTTTTGTGTATATGTTCTACTACTTTTTCCAGGTATTGCTCACCCTTTGTTTTGCCCTGTTGCTGAGTGTATTGGTAAAGCGGGCAGGCTTTGCCATCGTGATATTCCTGGGTTATACCATGATGCTGGAGCAGACATTTGTATTCATCCTGAAAAAAAATGTTGGACCGATAGGAGGGCTGTTGCCGTTGCAAACCGGTGATGAGTTGTTGCCTTTCCCTTTAGTCGGTAATATGATGAAAACAGTAGACAGGTATGAAGACAGCACCTACCTGGTTTGCTTGTTTGTATATATCGCTATTGCCATCTACCTGGTTTTCAGGAAGGTATTAAAATCGGATCTTTAAAATTATCTATATATTTCACATTCTTTTAAAGCGAAATGATTGGAAGAGAGCTTAAATTTGTTGTGCAAAGTTAAAACGTGAATTATGGGTAAACAGGAGAAAGTGATACTGGTCACAAATGATGATGGGATAACGGCGCCGGGTATACGTGCTTTGATCGAAGCGGTGCGGCCACTCGGAAGAGTGGTGGTAGTGGCGCCGGACAGCCCCCAATCAGGGAAAGGCCATGCCATTACAATTGGTGTACCGCTGCGGTTGGAAAAGGTGGATATTTTTGAAGGTATTGAAGCATGGCAATGCTCCGGAACACCGGTGGATTGCGTAAAACTGGCCCGCGATAAGATCCTGCATGCAAAGCCGGATATCTGTGTAAGTGGCATTAACCACGGCGCTAATCATTCTATCAACGTAATTTATTCAGGCACGATGTCGGCTGCCATGGAAGCGGCTATTGAAGGTATTCCTTCCGTTGGGTTTTCTTTCCTGGAGTATAGCTATGATGCTGATTTCTCCCTGCCGGCAAAAGTGGCGCGGGAAGTAACACAGCGGATGTTGGCATCGGAACTGCCGGTAGGTACTTTGTTTAATGTAAACATCCCTATTGTCAGTGAGAAAGATTACAAAGGTCTGAAGATCAGCCGGCAGGCAGATGCCAAGTGGGTGGAAGAATTTGATGAACGCCGTGATCCGCATGGTAAAAAATACTATTGGCTCACCGGTGAATTTAAAAACCGTGATACGGGTGAAGATACAGATGTATGGGCGCTGGAGAATAATTATGCCTCCCTGGTGCCGGTGCAGTTCGATCTCACCAATTATAAGTTGAAAAAGAAGTTGGAAGAGGAGTGGAAGGATTTGTGAATAGAGATAGCTGTAGATCCTGATATCGCATTATAATAGCAGTATGTTAAAAAAAGACAATCTCTCCTTGGGAATTGTGCTGGGGTTTATCACACCTTTGCTGGCATTTTTCCTTTATTATTTTTTTGTAATCAAGCCGCATAATAATATCGGCCTGGGACAGTTTTTTGCGATCCTGAAAGATAACAGGCAAATGATTCCGAAAATCACCAGCATTTGTTTGCTGGTAAACGGGCTGGTCTTTTATCTGTATACCAGGAAGCGGAGAGATATTACTGCAAAGGGAGTTTTCCTTGTTACCATGTTGTATGCCATAGGTATATTGTTACTCAAACTGATCAGATAATTTTTAATACAACACCATATTGAAATATTACATTATTGCGGGAGAAGCCTCTGGTGACTTGCATGGCAGCAACCTTGTCAGACAATTAAAACAGCAGGACACGTCTGCGGATATACGTAGTTGGGGCGGTGATATGATGGAACAGGCCGGTGCCCATGTAATAAAGCATTACAAGGAGCTGGCATTTATGGGTTTCGTGGAAGTAGTCATGAACCTGCGTACGATATTGCGTAATATTGATTTTTGTAAGAAAGATATTACCGCTTTTCAACCGGATGTGGTGGTATTGGTAGATTACCCCGGCTTCAACCTGCGTATTGCCGAATGGGCAAAGCAGCAAGGGTTTAAAACCGTATTCTATATTTCTCCCCAGGTATGGGCCTGGAAAGAAAGCAGGGTAAAAAAGATCAGGGAATGTGTAGATAAGATGTTGTGTATCCTGCCTTTTGAAAAAGAGTTTTATCACAAATGGGGCTACGAAGTGGAGTATGTAGGACATCCATTGGTAGAAGTGATCAAAGCGGCTAAAGAGCAACCGGCAGATGCGCCGCTATCTGATAAGCCCGTAATTGCGGTATTGCCGGGTAGCCGTAAACAGGAAGTAAGCGTAAAGTTACCCATCATGCTCACGATGGCAAAGCACTTCCCGGAATACCAGTTTGTAGTAGCACAGGCGCCCAGCCTGGACGATCACTTCCTGGAGGGGCTCACCGGGCAGCATCCGAACGTTTCCATGGTCAAAGGTCAAACCTACAAGTTGTTGCGGCAGGCAAAAGCGGCCCTGGTTACTTCTGGCACCGCTACGCTGGAAACTGCGCTGTTCGGTGTTCCTGAGGTAGTATGCTACAAAGGGAATCCTATTTCTTACTTCTTCGCCAAAAAACTGATCAAAGTAAAATACATCTCCCTGGTAAACCTGGTCATGGATAAGCTGGTGGTGAAAGAGCTGATCCAGCACGACCTCACAGAAGAAAATCTGTTAAAGGAACTCACCAGCCTGCTGAAGGATGATGCGGCCCGTCAGCGCGTAATGACCGACTACGCCGACTTGTGGCATAAGCTGGGCGAGAAGGATGCCAGCAAAAGAGCCGCGGAAGTGATTGCACAATTTGCTAAAGCGTAATCAGCGGATCAGTGTTTTCTGATCAACCGGACTATCAATATAATCAAGGCTACCAGGAATAAAAGGATCGATATACGGTTCATACCGTGCATCATAGCTACATAGCGTGTAGTGGGTGCATTCGGGTCTTTTTTGCCAATATAGAAGTATCGAAGGATTTGATGCCAGATGCTTTTCATACCTCAAAGATCGTAAATCAGTGTTATTTTTGACCCTGTAGAAAAATGAGGATATGAAATATATTGGCTGGAGCCGCATCTGTATCGCGCTCTTTTTTTTAACCTGTTTTACTAAATCGATTTATGCACAGGATACAAGCGGAAATCCGCTGTTATCCGGTTGGGAATTTTCCCGTGCAGATGAAGGCATCTGGCGTCCTGCCACCGTGCCGGGCACGGTACACACCGATCTGCTGGCGCTGAAACTCATCCCTGATCCATTTGTGGGCACCAATGAAAAAGCAGTGCAATGGGTAGACAAAAAAGACTGGCTGTATCGTAAAAAATGGAATGTTACTGCAGCGGAGCTGCAATATGACGTGATAGAACTGGATTTTAAAGGACTGGATACGTATGCGGAAGTGTATCTGAACAACCACCTGGTCCTGCAATCTGCCAATATGTTTGTAGAAAGGGTGCTAAACGTAAAAAACCGGCTGGTAGCCGGTGAAAATGAGTTGCGCATCCTGTTTAAAAGCCCCGTTAAGCACGACATGCCGAAATTCCTGGCAGACAGTGTGATCTATCCTGCCGGCAACGATGCCAGCGATATTCCTCTAAGTATTTATGCCCGCAAAGCGCCGTATCACTACGGTTGGGACTGGGGCCCGCGCCTGGTTACTTCAGGGATCTGGCGGCCTGTTTATTTACGGTCCTGGAATAAAGCCACCATCCGCGATGTTTGGTGGCAACAAACAAAGCTGGATGCCACACACGCAGGTATGAATGCCCGGGTTACCCTGGAAGCAGCTACTGCGGGCACTTACAGCATGCATATCTCCCGGCAGTTGTCCGGTAAAACAACGGTAGTGACCACGCTGCCCGTGACCCTGAAAAAGGGTATCAACACTGTAAATGTACCTTTTACAATCAGGCAACCGCAGCTATGGTGGCCCGCCGGAATGGGAGAGCAGACAGGTTATACCTTTAAGGCGGAATTGCGCAGCAACCGGGAAACACTGGCACAGCAACAGGAATTTATTGGTCTACGCACCATTGAAGTGGTCAACAAACCCGATAGCCTGGGCGAGAGCTTTTATGTGAAAGTGAATGGTAAGCCTGTTTTTATGAAAGGCGCCAACTATATCCCGCAGGATAATTTCCTGCCCCGCGTAACCGAAAAGCAGTACCAGCGATTGTTTGAAGATATGCATAGCTCCGGCTTTAATATGGTACGTGTATGGGGAGGCGGTATTTATGAAGAAGATAAATTTTATACACTGGCAGATAAGATGGGAATCCTAGTATGGCAGGATTTCATGTTTGCCTGCACACTCTATCCTTCCGATACGGCTTTCCTGCAAAATGTAAAAGAGGAGGCAGCCTATAATATCCGGCGGCTGCGTAACCATCCTTCGCTGGCGCTCTGGTGTGGTAATAACGAAGTAGCGGTCGCGATAAAGAACTGGGGCTGGGAAAACGGTTACGCCTATACGGAAACACAATGGAACAGTTTACTGAAAGGATACGATGCGCTTTTTAAAGAAGTATTGCCGCAACAGGTACAGGAAAATGATCCCGGGAAATTCTATTTCCATTCTTCTCCCATCAGTAACTGGGGAAAGCAAGAAGATTTTGCAAAAGGAGATAACCATTACTGGGGCGTATGGCATGGGATGGAATGGTTTGAAGCCTTTAATACGCATGTTCCCCGTTTTATGAGCGAGTATGGTTTTCAGTCGTTTCCCGGTATGGAAACCATCAACACCTTTGCGACAAAAGATGATTACGACATTTTCTCAAATGTAATGCAGGGACATCAGAAGAGCCCTGCCAAAGGAAATACGGCTATCAAAACCTATATGCTGCACTATTATCAGGCACCAAAGGATTTTCCTTCCTTTGTATACCTCAGCCAGGTATTGCAGGCGGAAGGTATGAAAGTGGCCATAGAAGCGCACCGCAGGGCGATGCCTTATTGTATGGGTACTTTGTACTGGCAGCTCAATGATTGCTGGCCGGGCGCTTCCTGGTCGGGAAGGGATTACTACGGCCGTTGGAAAGCCCTGCAATACTATGTAAAAGAAGCCTTTAAACCCCGGCTGGTATCTACTGTGATAGAAGCGGGAAAGCTGGTTACCTACATCGTTTCAGACGAACAGACGGACCGGAAAGCAGACCTGGTGCTTACAGCTGTTGATACCGGCGGCAAGCAGCTGTGGCAGCAAACATTGAAAGACATCACCATCAGGGCCAATACCAGCAAAAAGTTTTTTACGGTGGATACCGCGGAGATTTTACAGGGAAAGAACCCCGCGACGGTAATATTCCATGCGCAACTGCGAATTGACAGTAAGGATATGGAAAGAAATATCTTTTACTTTACCGCGGCAAAAGACATGAGGCTGGAAACGCCGCAGATCCAGGTCACTTTTGGTAAGCAACAGCAGCAGGGGGAATATGTGTATGTAACCATCAGGTCGGATAAACTGGCGAGAAATGTTTACCTGAACCTGGAAGATGCCGCGCCGGAAGAGCGTTTTGAAGAAAATTATTTTGATTTGTTGCCAGGAGAAAATAAAACCATCAGATTGTATACAGGAAGAAACCCGGTAGCCATAAAGGCTGCTTTGAAAATAACATCTTTGGTAGATTCTTATAAACATTGACTATGCGAAAATTATGGATGGCATTAGGTTGCGTGTGGATGTGTGTAAATGCAGCCAATGCACAAAGCGGGGAGTCGCCCTATGTGCCCGAAACGGATCAGGCAGTGATCCAAAAGCTGGATGAGTGGCAGGACTGGAAGTTCGGGATGATTGTACACTGGGGGGCTTATTCCCAGTGGGGTGTAGTGGAATCCTGGAGTATCTGTCCGGAAGACGAGCCATGGACAAGCCGGAAGTTTCCGAAAATGCCCTATTTCGAATACCTGCAAAAGTATGAAGCACTGGCAAAGTCCTTCAATCCTACCCATTTTGCACCGGAACATTGGGCTAAAGCGGCGAAAGATGCCGGTATGAAGTACCTGGTATTTACTACCAAACACCATGACGGCTTCTGTATGTTTGATACCAAACAAACAGATTACAAGGTAACAGCGCCGGATGGCGCATTCAGCAAGAATCCGCGCGCCAATATCGCAAAAGAAGTATTTGAGGCTTTTCGTAAGGAAGGCATTCATGCCGGCGCTTACTTTTCCAAACCAGACTGGCACTCAGATGCTTACTGGTGGGATTATTTCCCGCCAAAGGACCGGAACGTGAACTACGATGTGAAGAAATATCCGGAGAGATGGAACCAGTTCAAACAGTTTACCTACAACCAGATTGAAGAGCTGATGAC
The Chitinophaga sp. MM2321 DNA segment above includes these coding regions:
- a CDS encoding 3-hydroxyacyl-CoA dehydrogenase/enoyl-CoA hydratase family protein, encoding MQRHINKVAVLGSGVMGSRIACHFAGIGVQVLLLDITPRELNDAEKKKNLALDSPAVKNRIVNDALLAAVKSNPSPVYNKDVVKRIKTGNFTDDMKRIADVDWIIEVVVENLDVKKTVFEQVEKFRKPGTLITSNTSGIPIHLMTEGRSEDFQKHFCGTHFFNPPRYLRLLEIIPTPHTDPAVIDFLMHYGDLYLGKTTVLCKDTPAFIANRVGVYSIMAIFHIMQEMGLGVDEIDALTGPVIGHPKSATFRTADVVGIDTLVRVAKGVMENCPDDEAISIFKIPLFLQKVVENNWLGDKTGQGFYKKTKGEGGSKEILTLDLNTMEYGPKQKARFASIDAAKPVEDLKQRIRMLAAATDKAGEFYQQLHAYLFAYVSHRVPEIADDIYKVDDAMKAGFGWEIGPFENWDLLGVEASIKLIEEKGLTVAQWVKDMLAKGIKSFYKIDNGKKFYYDLASQAYKAMPGEGEFIILENFSNNVVWKNSVCNLIDIGDGVVCFDWKTKMNTIGGEVLEGLNKAVDRAEKDFRGLVVGNEGTNFSAGANVGMIFMLAAEQEFDELDMAVRLFQRSTMRLRYSNIPVVVAPHALTLGGGCEMCLHADKIQAAAETYIGLVELGVGLIPGGGGTKEMALRASLEYKEGRIEEEPLKDYFMTVATAKVATSGFEGFDMGVLRKGHDEITLNPARLIADAKRSVIALADEGYTRPVERTDVKVMGRSALGALLAGVYAMKFGNYISEHDQKVANKLAYVMCGGDLTEPSFVSEQYLLDLEREAFLSLCGERKTLERLQSVIKTGKPVRN
- a CDS encoding ATP-binding cassette domain-containing protein → MQALSGVSFDVPPGAIFGVLGPNGSGKTTLLGIVTDVLKADSGSFTLFDKTATASERRQIGTLLETPNFYHYLSAYKNLEISAAIKQRGHDDIARVLDICGLTARQHSPFKTYSLGMKQRLAIAAVLLGDPEVLILDEPTNGLDPAGIAEVRDLLRRLADTGKTIILASHLLDEVEKVCTHVAILRAGKLLLSGAVNEVISRHDYLELAAADNNALCTAMLQYPGCTSARVNGASVIAVFSTQPDAAAVNSYCAQQGIWLQQLQLRKKSLEKAFLEITNVSAS
- a CDS encoding ABC transporter permease, yielding MKQLIYTEWLKVKNYRTFWVMLIVAVAVIPAGNYVPAEVFTRQLGDATKMLGSSPFNYPTVWQTVANVSSYISSLFGLLLMILVTNEYTYRTNRQNIIDGWERKQFVYAKLFWVLLLSVLAFVVATLTAAVFGAAYGTSGFSTEGFVYMFYYFFQVLLTLCFALLLSVLVKRAGFAIVIFLGYTMMLEQTFVFILKKNVGPIGGLLPLQTGDELLPFPLVGNMMKTVDRYEDSTYLVCLFVYIAIAIYLVFRKVLKSDL
- the surE gene encoding 5'/3'-nucleotidase SurE translates to MGKQEKVILVTNDDGITAPGIRALIEAVRPLGRVVVVAPDSPQSGKGHAITIGVPLRLEKVDIFEGIEAWQCSGTPVDCVKLARDKILHAKPDICVSGINHGANHSINVIYSGTMSAAMEAAIEGIPSVGFSFLEYSYDADFSLPAKVAREVTQRMLASELPVGTLFNVNIPIVSEKDYKGLKISRQADAKWVEEFDERRDPHGKKYYWLTGEFKNRDTGEDTDVWALENNYASLVPVQFDLTNYKLKKKLEEEWKDL
- the lpxB gene encoding lipid-A-disaccharide synthase, producing the protein MKYYIIAGEASGDLHGSNLVRQLKQQDTSADIRSWGGDMMEQAGAHVIKHYKELAFMGFVEVVMNLRTILRNIDFCKKDITAFQPDVVVLVDYPGFNLRIAEWAKQQGFKTVFYISPQVWAWKESRVKKIRECVDKMLCILPFEKEFYHKWGYEVEYVGHPLVEVIKAAKEQPADAPLSDKPVIAVLPGSRKQEVSVKLPIMLTMAKHFPEYQFVVAQAPSLDDHFLEGLTGQHPNVSMVKGQTYKLLRQAKAALVTSGTATLETALFGVPEVVCYKGNPISYFFAKKLIKVKYISLVNLVMDKLVVKELIQHDLTEENLLKELTSLLKDDAARQRVMTDYADLWHKLGEKDASKRAAEVIAQFAKA
- a CDS encoding DUF6728 family protein — encoded protein: MKSIWHQILRYFYIGKKDPNAPTTRYVAMMHGMNRISILLFLVALIILIVRLIRKH
- a CDS encoding glycosyl hydrolase 2 galactose-binding domain-containing protein, with the protein product MKYIGWSRICIALFFLTCFTKSIYAQDTSGNPLLSGWEFSRADEGIWRPATVPGTVHTDLLALKLIPDPFVGTNEKAVQWVDKKDWLYRKKWNVTAAELQYDVIELDFKGLDTYAEVYLNNHLVLQSANMFVERVLNVKNRLVAGENELRILFKSPVKHDMPKFLADSVIYPAGNDASDIPLSIYARKAPYHYGWDWGPRLVTSGIWRPVYLRSWNKATIRDVWWQQTKLDATHAGMNARVTLEAATAGTYSMHISRQLSGKTTVVTTLPVTLKKGINTVNVPFTIRQPQLWWPAGMGEQTGYTFKAELRSNRETLAQQQEFIGLRTIEVVNKPDSLGESFYVKVNGKPVFMKGANYIPQDNFLPRVTEKQYQRLFEDMHSSGFNMVRVWGGGIYEEDKFYTLADKMGILVWQDFMFACTLYPSDTAFLQNVKEEAAYNIRRLRNHPSLALWCGNNEVAVAIKNWGWENGYAYTETQWNSLLKGYDALFKEVLPQQVQENDPGKFYFHSSPISNWGKQEDFAKGDNHYWGVWHGMEWFEAFNTHVPRFMSEYGFQSFPGMETINTFATKDDYDIFSNVMQGHQKSPAKGNTAIKTYMLHYYQAPKDFPSFVYLSQVLQAEGMKVAIEAHRRAMPYCMGTLYWQLNDCWPGASWSGRDYYGRWKALQYYVKEAFKPRLVSTVIEAGKLVTYIVSDEQTDRKADLVLTAVDTGGKQLWQQTLKDITIRANTSKKFFTVDTAEILQGKNPATVIFHAQLRIDSKDMERNIFYFTAAKDMRLETPQIQVTFGKQQQQGEYVYVTIRSDKLARNVYLNLEDAAPEERFEENYFDLLPGENKTIRLYTGRNPVAIKAALKITSLVDSYKH